The Desulfobotulus mexicanus genome window below encodes:
- the pyrE gene encoding orotate phosphoribosyltransferase: MNPTELSKSPSDMKKALIDLLCQKSVKVSETDSFTLASGKKSNFYINCKPTALDPHGMYLIGHLIMEELRNISVHAIGGLTFGADPVAMATAFASGLKGKPLQAFSIRKEQKDHGLIRWVEGDVNPGDRVVIIDDVATTGGSTIKAISRAMETGLDVCKVIVLVDREEGGMNNIRQHISDASAILTRSELMEHFLK; the protein is encoded by the coding sequence ATGAATCCAACAGAGTTGTCCAAAAGTCCTTCTGACATGAAAAAAGCACTGATCGATCTTTTATGTCAAAAATCCGTTAAGGTATCAGAAACGGACAGTTTTACCCTTGCTTCAGGAAAAAAAAGCAATTTTTACATCAATTGCAAACCAACGGCCCTTGATCCCCACGGAATGTATTTAATTGGCCATCTTATTATGGAAGAATTAAGGAATATTTCCGTTCATGCCATAGGCGGACTCACCTTTGGCGCAGATCCCGTAGCCATGGCCACAGCCTTTGCCTCGGGCCTGAAGGGTAAACCACTGCAGGCTTTTTCCATACGTAAAGAACAGAAAGATCACGGTCTTATCCGTTGGGTTGAAGGGGATGTAAATCCCGGTGACCGGGTTGTAATCATAGATGATGTTGCGACAACTGGTGGATCTACCATAAAAGCCATCAGCAGAGCCATGGAAACAGGCCTTGATGTCTGCAAGGTTATTGTATTGGTGGACAGGGAAGAAGGTGGTATGAATAATATACGTCAGCATATCTCCGATGCTTCCGCCATACTGACAAGATCTGAACTGATGGAACATTTTTTAAAATAA
- a CDS encoding MFS transporter — MQLYFFKNNIFLFSGNYFFYFLVLGVYFPYFPLYCHYAGFSENQIGMITALKTFSAILFPLAWAWLADRFNIHHNIFLLCHFLAAFLWCFFFFTESFVMMMLIMFIYGLFHSPIIGFTEAFTVGFLGGKKSGYGNIRLWGSVGFILAVWGCGIALDFLSPVIVLWLVFSGSIAGAWLAVYTPVKKKTAARIYKKDIIRLFSGNSILFLLITFIMLMSHGVYYGFFSIHLSKAGFSGSFIGFVWAVASIAEIFVMIGSRYLFYYFSLKNLILFSFAAAVLRWCLLAFSIDPVVIIFSQILHAVTYGIFHMTTILYMDLLVDSGVKTIGQTVLNASSYGLGLMVGYLVGGMGFAVLGSDMFLISAGMAFSGGVLAMGLHSLKIHSSQSSAR; from the coding sequence ATGCAGCTTTATTTTTTTAAAAATAATATTTTTTTATTTTCCGGCAATTATTTTTTTTATTTTCTGGTTCTTGGTGTTTATTTCCCATATTTTCCTCTCTATTGTCACTATGCTGGCTTTTCTGAAAATCAGATAGGTATGATAACGGCTTTAAAAACATTTTCTGCCATTCTTTTTCCTCTGGCATGGGCATGGCTTGCTGATCGTTTTAATATTCACCATAATATTTTTTTACTTTGTCATTTTTTAGCCGCATTTTTATGGTGTTTCTTTTTTTTTACAGAATCATTTGTAATGATGATGCTTATTATGTTCATTTATGGTCTTTTTCATTCACCTATTATTGGTTTTACGGAAGCATTTACAGTAGGCTTTCTCGGAGGAAAAAAATCAGGATACGGTAATATTCGTTTATGGGGGTCCGTTGGTTTTATTCTTGCCGTATGGGGTTGTGGTATTGCTCTGGATTTTTTATCCCCCGTAATTGTACTCTGGCTTGTTTTTTCAGGAAGTATTGCAGGGGCATGGCTTGCTGTATATACACCGGTAAAAAAGAAAACTGCCGCCCGTATTTATAAAAAAGATATAATCCGTCTTTTTTCAGGTAACAGTATTTTATTTTTACTTATTACCTTTATTATGCTCATGAGCCATGGTGTTTATTATGGATTTTTTTCCATTCATCTTTCAAAAGCAGGGTTTTCAGGTAGTTTTATAGGGTTTGTATGGGCAGTGGCCTCCATCGCGGAAATTTTTGTGATGATTGGTTCAAGATATTTATTTTATTATTTTTCTTTAAAAAATCTCATATTATTTTCTTTTGCAGCAGCTGTTCTTCGATGGTGCCTGCTGGCTTTTTCCATTGATCCAGTTGTTATTATTTTCAGTCAGATTTTGCATGCTGTTACTTATGGCATTTTTCATATGACAACGATTCTTTATATGGATCTTCTTGTGGATTCTGGTGTTAAAACCATAGGCCAGACAGTTCTGAATGCCAGTTCCTATGGGCTTGGACTTATGGTCGGATATCTGGTTGGAGGCATGGGGTTTGCCGTTTTAGGCTCAGATATGTTTCTGATCAGTGCGGGAATGGCTTTTTCAGGGGGGGTACTGGCTATGGGTTTACATTCTCTGAAAATCCATTCAAGTCAAAGCAGTGCCCGGTAA
- a CDS encoding GatB/YqeY domain-containing protein, whose amino-acid sequence MEKKYGWTPQCPLRLPEKIREDIKVAMKQKDDHIRDALRMVISEFPKITVPITLESGKKSFRCKKTEEISNEDVTGLIRGLIKSEKILLDAKKETTSAFLEILQEYIPKPADEYEIKKWIEDNLDMGSLKNPSSAIGAVMKHFGARADGMLVKQILGGMVSS is encoded by the coding sequence ATGGAAAAAAAATACGGATGGACTCCTCAATGTCCTTTAAGGCTGCCTGAAAAAATCAGAGAAGACATCAAAGTAGCCATGAAACAAAAAGACGATCATATTCGTGACGCACTTCGAATGGTTATCAGCGAGTTTCCAAAAATTACAGTCCCAATAACCCTTGAATCCGGAAAAAAAAGTTTTAGATGTAAAAAAACGGAAGAAATTAGTAATGAAGATGTAACAGGCCTGATACGGGGTCTTATAAAGTCAGAAAAAATTCTGCTTGATGCAAAAAAAGAAACAACTTCTGCTTTTCTTGAAATTTTACAGGAATATATCCCTAAGCCTGCAGATGAATATGAAATTAAAAAATGGATTGAAGATAATCTGGATATGGGATCTTTAAAAAATCCATCATCCGCCATAGGAGCTGTCATGAAACATTTTGGTGCACGTGCCGATGGTATGCTTGTTAAACAAATCCTGGGTGGTATGGTTTCTTCATAA
- a CDS encoding 16S rRNA (uracil(1498)-N(3))-methyltransferase, whose protein sequence is MNIILIKKEDFISKNTIRISDSRLLHIRNVLKIQKGDSIQTGIINGSIGEAILLEREEHADLFSINCSAPPPPPVPVTLVLALPRPKVLRRILQSITTMGIKKIIIINTYRVEKSYWQTPFLSETALHEQLISGLQQAKDTVLPEIQTEKRFRPFVEDRLPLILQDKKGYIAHPYTDSSLSICHNKASVLAIGPEGGFIPFEINLLEKAGMSSFSMGHRILKVETAVPVLVSRFLSF, encoded by the coding sequence TTGAATATTATTCTTATAAAAAAAGAAGATTTTATATCCAAAAATACGATTCGCATTTCTGATTCAAGACTTCTTCATATAAGAAATGTATTGAAAATACAGAAAGGCGACAGTATCCAGACTGGAATCATCAATGGCTCCATTGGTGAGGCTATCCTGTTAGAAAGAGAAGAACATGCAGATTTGTTTTCCATCAACTGCTCTGCTCCTCCGCCTCCACCGGTTCCGGTTACACTTGTTCTGGCACTTCCCAGACCCAAGGTACTCAGACGTATCCTTCAATCCATAACTACTATGGGAATAAAAAAAATTATAATTATAAATACTTATAGAGTTGAAAAAAGTTACTGGCAAACCCCGTTTTTGTCTGAAACAGCCCTTCATGAACAACTTATTTCAGGTCTGCAGCAGGCAAAAGATACTGTTTTACCTGAAATACAGACAGAAAAGAGATTCAGACCTTTTGTGGAAGACCGTCTTCCTCTCATATTGCAGGATAAAAAAGGTTATATTGCCCATCCCTATACGGATTCATCACTGAGCATATGCCACAATAAAGCATCTGTACTTGCCATCGGTCCCGAAGGTGGTTTCATTCCCTTTGAAATAAATCTTCTTGAAAAAGCAGGAATGTCTTCTTTTTCCATGGGTCACCGCATTTTAAAAGTTGAAACAGCCGTGCCTGTTTTAGTCTCCAGATTTCTTTCTTTTTAA
- a CDS encoding Hsp20/alpha crystallin family protein, translating into MNYIKIRFGTGFDHSRTCGRSVSDMFGSVNPMFAIGQRRWNPPMDIYETEEEIIILAEIAGVEKENLEIEISHKAIRIHGTRNCNIGMKNATYRLAEIFYGCFERILFLPTTIDTEKVNASYSNGFLEIHLSKQDHTAIYKVEIQSD; encoded by the coding sequence ATGAATTACATTAAAATTCGTTTTGGTACGGGATTTGACCATTCCCGTACCTGCGGAAGATCCGTTTCTGACATGTTTGGTTCTGTAAATCCCATGTTTGCTATTGGTCAGCGCAGGTGGAATCCTCCCATGGATATATACGAAACGGAGGAAGAAATTATTATTCTTGCGGAAATAGCCGGAGTTGAAAAAGAAAATCTTGAAATTGAAATCAGCCATAAAGCTATCCGTATCCATGGCACCCGTAACTGCAATATAGGCATGAAAAATGCCACCTACAGGCTGGCAGAAATTTTTTACGGCTGCTTTGAGCGTATTCTCTTTTTGCCGACAACCATTGATACTGAAAAAGTAAATGCTTCATACAGTAACGGATTTCTTGAAATACACTTAAGCAAACAGGATCATACAGCTATTTACAAAGTGGAAATTCAGTCAGACTAA
- the lon gene encoding endopeptidase La yields MQEQQPSLELSQEKLPARLPILPLHDVVLFPKMVLPLIVRQEQSIRLIDEVMGKDRMVGFVAVKKNKGNTFTTPDELYEMGCGAIILKMAKGEDNKTQLLVQGISRFTINEYQSETPYLVAGIKQIEEPETKSKEIDALMSNLMDLYIQIVELSPGLPQEMLQMAKTIDEPGILADMVTSTINTTHEEKQKILEITDLKKRLREVTKIVNYQLEILKIGSKIQTQVKEDMGQKQKEFYLRQQLKAIRDELGETDESTVEVDDYRAKIAEKNLTDEARKEADRELKRLSRMHPSSAEYNVVTTYLDWMISLPWNNSTEDTIDIKKARKILDDDHYGLEKAKKRILEYLAVRKLKPDSKGPIICFAGPPGTGKTSLGRSIAKALGREFVRMALGGVRDEAEIRGHRRTYVGALPGRIIQALRRAGTDNPVFILDEVDKLGNDFRGDPSSALLEVLDPEQNNSFVDHYLDVSFDLSKVMFITTANVIHTIPPALRDRMEVIDLSGYTLDEKIKISNKYLIPRQRKAHGITSSQITFTNGAVRHIIEDYTREAGLRNLEREIASLCRGVASRIAEGETETVSINVMNIPRYLGPKKIHNEVNTNIKVPGVAVGLAWTPAGGDVLVVETKAMKGKGKLTLTGQLGDVMKESVSAAMSFIRSDAAQLNIPEDFFEKNDLHIHVPAGAIPKDGPSAGVTMLTAITSLATQRKLIPNLAMTGEITLRGEVLPVGGIKEKVLAAHRAGMKTLILPKWNEKDIDEIPKKIKKEIQFHFVDKMMDVLNIALEQETTDKINVLKEKKTVAKKTKKMDIV; encoded by the coding sequence ATGCAGGAGCAGCAGCCGTCACTGGAGTTAAGCCAGGAAAAATTACCAGCCAGATTACCCATACTGCCCCTTCATGATGTCGTTCTTTTCCCCAAAATGGTTTTGCCCCTCATTGTCCGTCAGGAACAATCCATCCGTCTTATTGATGAAGTGATGGGAAAAGACCGTATGGTTGGTTTTGTTGCCGTAAAAAAGAACAAGGGTAATACCTTTACAACCCCAGATGAACTTTATGAAATGGGCTGTGGTGCCATTATTCTTAAAATGGCCAAAGGTGAAGATAACAAAACCCAGTTACTGGTACAGGGAATCAGTCGTTTTACCATTAATGAATACCAGTCTGAAACTCCTTACCTTGTTGCTGGTATTAAACAGATTGAAGAACCTGAGACAAAGAGTAAGGAAATTGATGCTCTGATGTCCAATCTCATGGATCTTTACATACAGATTGTTGAATTATCCCCGGGTCTTCCCCAGGAAATGCTTCAGATGGCAAAAACCATCGATGAGCCGGGTATACTGGCGGATATGGTCACTTCCACCATCAATACCACCCATGAAGAAAAACAGAAAATCCTGGAAATAACAGATCTTAAAAAAAGACTCCGGGAAGTTACAAAAATTGTAAATTATCAACTTGAAATATTGAAAATAGGTTCCAAAATTCAGACCCAGGTTAAAGAAGATATGGGGCAGAAACAAAAAGAATTCTACCTCAGGCAGCAGTTAAAGGCCATCCGTGATGAACTGGGTGAAACAGATGAAAGCACTGTGGAAGTTGATGATTACCGAGCAAAGATTGCTGAAAAAAATCTTACAGATGAGGCCAGAAAAGAAGCTGACAGAGAATTGAAACGGCTTTCAAGGATGCATCCATCTTCTGCAGAATATAATGTAGTAACAACTTATCTGGACTGGATGATATCCCTTCCATGGAATAACTCCACCGAAGATACAATAGACATAAAAAAAGCCCGAAAAATCCTGGATGATGATCATTATGGCCTTGAAAAAGCAAAAAAACGTATCCTTGAATATCTTGCTGTACGTAAGCTGAAACCTGATTCAAAAGGACCCATCATCTGCTTTGCAGGTCCTCCCGGAACAGGCAAAACTTCCCTTGGCAGATCCATAGCCAAAGCCCTTGGTCGTGAATTTGTCCGCATGGCCCTTGGCGGCGTAAGGGATGAAGCAGAAATAAGGGGACACCGCAGAACCTATGTGGGTGCACTTCCAGGCAGGATTATTCAGGCTCTCCGGAGGGCAGGTACGGATAATCCGGTTTTTATCCTCGATGAAGTAGACAAGCTGGGTAATGATTTCAGGGGAGATCCATCCTCAGCCCTTCTTGAGGTCCTTGATCCTGAACAGAATAATTCCTTTGTGGACCATTATCTGGATGTATCTTTTGATCTTTCCAAGGTAATGTTTATCACAACAGCAAATGTGATTCACACCATTCCACCGGCATTGAGGGACAGGATGGAGGTTATTGATCTTTCTGGTTATACCCTTGATGAAAAAATTAAAATATCCAATAAGTATCTCATACCCAGACAGAGAAAAGCCCATGGCATCACATCCAGCCAGATTACTTTTACCAATGGTGCCGTGCGTCATATAATTGAAGATTATACAAGGGAAGCTGGCTTAAGAAATCTGGAAAGGGAAATAGCATCCCTGTGCAGGGGGGTGGCCAGTCGTATAGCCGAAGGAGAAACAGAGACGGTTTCCATCAATGTCATGAACATTCCCCGTTACCTGGGACCTAAAAAAATTCACAATGAGGTTAATACCAATATAAAAGTTCCAGGAGTTGCCGTTGGCCTTGCATGGACACCAGCAGGCGGAGACGTCCTTGTGGTGGAAACAAAGGCTATGAAGGGTAAGGGCAAGCTTACACTGACAGGACAGCTTGGTGACGTAATGAAGGAGTCTGTGTCTGCCGCCATGAGCTTTATAAGGTCTGATGCTGCTCAGCTAAATATACCGGAAGATTTTTTTGAAAAAAATGATCTTCACATTCATGTTCCAGCAGGAGCAATTCCAAAAGATGGCCCATCAGCCGGAGTCACCATGTTGACGGCCATCACTTCCCTTGCAACGCAGAGAAAGTTAATCCCGAACCTGGCCATGACAGGTGAAATAACATTAAGGGGCGAGGTGCTTCCCGTAGGCGGTATAAAGGAAAAAGTACTTGCAGCCCACAGGGCAGGAATGAAAACTCTGATTCTTCCAAAGTGGAATGAAAAGGATATTGATGAAATACCTAAAAAAATAAAAAAAGAAATACAATTTCATTTCGTGGATAAAATGATGGATGTTCTTAATATTGCGCTGGAACAGGAAACAACGGATAAAATAAATGTTTTAAAAGAGAAAAAAACAGTAGCAAAAAAGACCAAAAAAATGGATATAGTTTAA
- the gyrB gene encoding DNA topoisomerase (ATP-hydrolyzing) subunit B: MTENTYTEKNIKILEGLEAVRKRPSMYIGNIESEGLHHLVYEVVDNSIDEAMAGYCDKIQITIHTDNSVTVRDNGRGIPTGIHEKEGVPAAEVVLTKLHAGGKFDNDTYKVSGGLHGVGISVVNALSDLLELTIWQKGHVFYQTFSKGKKTSELTVIGDTDLNGTQVHFKPDTSVMNTDNFIYDILSRRMREMAFLNKGVRIIIEDERSDERDDFHYEGGIRSFVEYLNRQHTVLHDPIFIEGNRNDVQIEVAIQYNDSYNEKIHSFANNINTVEGGFHLSGFKGALTRTLNAYASGDHIPKNMQEKISGDDVREGLTAIISVRIKEPQFEGQTKTKLGNSEVKGLVESLVNEKLNLFFEENPAIARKVIIKAVEAARAREAARRARDMARSKGGMADATLPGKLAECQSKLPEERELFLVEGDSAGGSAKQARDRKFQAILPLKGKILNVEKARFDKILKSEEVKNIITVLGAGIGREEFDIEKIRYHKIVIMTDADVDGSHIRTLLLTFFYRQTPEIISNGYLYIAQPPLYRIGKGKGGIYLKDENEYSRYLLRRICELKQVSIGEEEHPLSPDDLYEFLSQLDVFMINQEKLRRRGYEPELVDILLDKNIRDKDDLKNEDIMTRVYDRLLASDYEINQFVWNEERDIFELVVTPPERKISLEEDYATVREKKSVRIGRSFIFSQEYQKCADLHMKIDPWNRPPFKIKAKESVNIDSVDSLKAFYKKITEEAKKGINIQRYKGLGEMNPDQLWETTMDPEKRRLLKVKIEDALVADEIFTLLMGDEVEPRREFIQNNALEVTMIDM; encoded by the coding sequence ATGACTGAAAATACCTATACTGAAAAAAACATAAAAATTCTCGAAGGCCTTGAAGCTGTCCGTAAACGCCCTTCCATGTATATCGGAAATATAGAAAGTGAAGGACTGCATCATCTGGTCTATGAAGTGGTGGACAACTCCATAGATGAAGCCATGGCTGGTTACTGTGATAAAATCCAGATAACCATTCATACAGACAACAGTGTGACAGTAAGGGATAACGGACGTGGTATTCCTACTGGAATTCACGAAAAAGAAGGTGTTCCTGCTGCAGAAGTTGTTCTTACAAAACTACATGCCGGTGGAAAGTTTGATAATGATACCTACAAGGTCTCAGGAGGTCTCCATGGTGTGGGGATATCCGTTGTTAATGCCCTTTCTGATCTTCTGGAGCTGACAATCTGGCAAAAAGGCCATGTTTTTTATCAGACCTTTTCAAAGGGTAAGAAAACCTCTGAACTGACAGTTATCGGTGATACGGACCTTAATGGAACCCAGGTTCACTTCAAACCCGATACATCGGTCATGAACACGGATAATTTTATATATGATATTCTGAGCAGACGTATGCGTGAAATGGCCTTTTTGAATAAAGGCGTGAGAATCATAATAGAAGATGAAAGATCCGATGAAAGGGATGATTTTCATTATGAAGGTGGCATTCGTTCTTTTGTCGAATACCTGAACCGCCAGCATACAGTTCTTCACGATCCTATCTTTATTGAAGGAAACCGTAATGATGTTCAGATAGAAGTAGCTATTCAATATAATGACTCCTATAATGAAAAAATACATTCCTTTGCAAATAATATTAATACAGTAGAGGGTGGTTTTCATCTAAGCGGATTTAAGGGTGCCCTTACCCGTACACTTAATGCCTATGCTTCGGGTGATCATATACCCAAAAACATGCAGGAAAAAATTTCAGGAGATGATGTCCGTGAAGGACTGACAGCCATTATCAGTGTCCGGATCAAAGAGCCTCAGTTTGAGGGACAGACCAAAACCAAGCTGGGTAACTCTGAGGTTAAGGGACTTGTTGAATCCCTTGTAAATGAAAAGCTGAATCTTTTTTTTGAAGAAAATCCAGCAATTGCAAGAAAAGTAATTATTAAGGCAGTGGAAGCTGCCCGTGCCAGGGAAGCTGCAAGAAGGGCACGGGATATGGCAAGGAGTAAAGGAGGGATGGCAGATGCCACACTTCCTGGAAAGCTTGCGGAATGTCAGTCCAAACTACCTGAAGAGCGGGAACTTTTTCTTGTGGAGGGTGATTCTGCCGGGGGCTCGGCAAAACAGGCAAGAGATAGAAAGTTTCAAGCTATTTTACCCCTCAAAGGGAAAATACTAAACGTTGAAAAAGCCAGATTTGATAAAATTTTAAAAAGTGAAGAAGTTAAAAATATTATTACCGTTCTGGGAGCCGGTATTGGCAGGGAAGAATTTGATATTGAAAAAATAAGATATCATAAAATTGTTATCATGACGGATGCGGACGTGGACGGCTCCCATATAAGAACCCTTCTCCTTACCTTTTTTTACAGACAGACCCCTGAAATAATTTCCAATGGTTATCTTTATATAGCCCAGCCTCCCCTTTACCGTATTGGAAAAGGAAAGGGAGGTATTTATCTGAAAGATGAAAATGAATACAGCCGTTATCTGCTCAGGAGAATCTGTGAGCTCAAACAGGTCAGTATAGGAGAAGAAGAACACCCTCTGAGTCCCGATGATTTATATGAGTTTCTAAGTCAGCTGGATGTTTTTATGATCAATCAGGAAAAGCTCCGCAGGCGAGGATATGAGCCAGAGCTTGTGGATATTCTTCTGGATAAAAATATCAGGGATAAAGATGATTTAAAAAATGAAGATATTATGACGAGGGTTTATGATCGTCTTCTTGCTTCAGATTATGAAATCAATCAATTTGTATGGAATGAAGAAAGGGATATTTTTGAGCTTGTTGTAACACCGCCCGAAAGAAAAATTTCCCTTGAAGAAGATTATGCAACAGTACGGGAAAAAAAATCAGTTCGCATTGGCAGAAGCTTTATCTTTTCTCAGGAATATCAGAAATGTGCTGATTTACATATGAAGATAGATCCATGGAACAGACCTCCTTTTAAAATTAAAGCCAAAGAATCCGTAAATATAGATTCCGTTGACAGTTTAAAGGCTTTTTATAAAAAAATAACAGAAGAAGCTAAAAAAGGTATTAATATTCAACGTTACAAAGGTCTTGGAGAAATGAATCCGGATCAGCTATGGGAAACAACCATGGATCCTGAAAAACGAAGACTTTTAAAGGTAAAAATAGAAGATGCCCTTGTTGCGGATGAAATTTTCACCCTTCTTATGGGAGATGAGGTGGAACCAAGGCGGGAGTTTATTCAGAATAATGCCCTGGAAGTAACCATGATAGATATGTAG
- the dnaN gene encoding DNA polymerase III subunit beta, with the protein MKCRLIKNEISEVLAKIQGIAGRKTNLFITSTVRLTGQMDGTIQIEATDLETDFSGIYPAEVDVPGSVCINAKKLYEIIKSYPSETILLNEIENRWIEIGENNLLFHIVGMNPDDFPEIGKDTDTELISVDSFQFKKLIEKNLSIPSQADEKRIYTQGLFFESITDEEGRIFLRGVSTDSKRMVKYDMLSDNLFAFQGEDKFILIPKKGLSELLKFLDSPMPVKIGALNNRFVVVKESEIFSITLLEGGFPGYQDIMKSDSESIIEFKRQELIMSLKRMSILSDDDFRSIIFSFEENKLTLMTSNPDLGESHEDLSVSYEREPFEVAFNPKFFMDALSLIEEDDAHVFIRNNQTPCLIKGKSDFYLTSVIMPIKI; encoded by the coding sequence ATGAAGTGCAGGCTTATAAAAAATGAAATATCTGAAGTTCTTGCAAAAATACAAGGAATTGCAGGTAGAAAAACAAATTTATTCATAACATCTACGGTACGTCTTACAGGACAAATGGATGGTACAATTCAGATAGAAGCCACTGATCTTGAAACTGATTTCAGCGGTATTTATCCAGCAGAAGTGGATGTACCGGGAAGTGTCTGCATCAATGCTAAAAAATTATATGAAATAATAAAGAGTTATCCTTCTGAAACCATTCTTTTGAATGAAATAGAAAACAGATGGATTGAAATAGGAGAAAACAATCTTCTTTTTCATATTGTGGGAATGAATCCTGATGATTTTCCTGAAATAGGAAAAGATACGGATACGGAATTAATTTCTGTGGACAGTTTTCAATTTAAAAAACTGATAGAAAAAAATTTGTCCATTCCTTCCCAGGCGGATGAAAAAAGAATTTACACTCAAGGACTTTTTTTTGAGTCCATTACAGATGAAGAAGGACGGATATTTCTCAGGGGAGTTTCTACAGACTCCAAAAGAATGGTAAAGTATGATATGCTTTCAGATAATCTTTTTGCTTTTCAGGGAGAAGATAAATTTATTCTGATACCCAAAAAAGGATTAAGTGAACTTCTTAAATTTCTTGATTCCCCTATGCCCGTCAAAATAGGTGCTTTAAACAACCGTTTTGTGGTTGTAAAAGAAAGTGAAATTTTTTCCATTACACTTCTTGAAGGTGGTTTTCCCGGTTATCAGGATATAATGAAATCAGATTCTGAAAGCATTATTGAATTTAAAAGACAGGAACTGATCATGAGTCTCAAAAGAATGTCCATTCTTTCCGATGATGATTTTCGTTCCATTATCTTTTCTTTTGAGGAAAACAAGCTGACTCTCATGACCTCCAATCCTGATCTTGGAGAATCCCATGAAGATCTTTCCGTATCCTATGAAAGAGAACCCTTTGAAGTTGCCTTTAATCCTAAATTTTTCATGGATGCCCTATCTTTAATAGAAGAAGATGATGCCCATGTTTTCATACGGAATAATCAGACACCCTGTTTAATTAAAGGAAAATCTGATTTTTATTTAACATCAGTAATAATGCCAATAAAAATATAA
- the rdgC gene encoding recombination-associated protein RdgC, with product MALLSSSTALTRYRVEGNKETLSLETIREKINNNRFPEIEDPASFFTSGWTPFESHYLSDFSEKTIVFGNNFLFCLRIDKKTVPSRILKKMVAIETQKRLKESGKEFLSKNEKKALKEDIEASLLLRIPATPNIYDFLWNMEAEEVYFFSSQKAACEEVETLFLKTFGIHLIRIFPYTAAMFSNELSDMEKDRFTTLSPVRFSE from the coding sequence ATGGCCCTGCTTTCCTCATCCACAGCCCTCACAAGATACCGTGTCGAGGGCAATAAAGAAACCTTATCCCTTGAGACCATAAGGGAAAAAATTAACAATAACAGATTCCCGGAAATTGAAGATCCCGCATCCTTTTTTACCAGCGGATGGACACCTTTCGAATCTCATTATTTATCTGATTTTTCAGAAAAAACAATAGTTTTTGGCAATAATTTTCTTTTCTGCCTGCGCATTGACAAAAAAACAGTACCTTCCAGGATACTGAAAAAAATGGTCGCCATAGAAACACAGAAGCGTCTCAAGGAATCCGGAAAGGAATTTCTGTCAAAAAATGAAAAAAAAGCATTAAAAGAAGATATAGAAGCATCTCTTCTTCTCAGAATTCCTGCAACACCAAATATTTACGATTTTCTATGGAATATGGAAGCAGAAGAAGTCTACTTTTTTTCCAGCCAGAAAGCCGCCTGCGAAGAAGTGGAAACTCTTTTTTTAAAAACATTCGGCATCCATCTTATCCGGATATTCCCCTATACCGCAGCCATGTTCAGCAATGAACTCAGTGATATGGAAAAAGACCGTTTTACAACCTTAAGCCCTGTTCGTTTTTCGGAGTAA